Within Amedibacterium intestinale, the genomic segment AAGAGTAAATGATCAACAAAACTTTTTTATTGAAATTAGAAAGGTATATGAATGGTTTAAAAATATGACTATTATTTTTCCAAGTTCAAAATATAATGGGATAAATGATATCATTTCTAATGATAAAAAGAAAAACTTTTTTACTACTCTATTAAGTTATTTCGATACTGGAATTCAAGGTGTTGAGGGTAGGGAAAAAATATTTGATTTTGATAAAATACTAAATAGCGTACCAGAAGAGGTAGCAGAAAAAGTGAAAGTTGATATATCTAATAAAGTAGAAAAACATCCTATTATGATGAAAGTTGGAGAGCAGATAGTTTTATTGAAAAAAGACAAGAATGGAGATATAAAATATAATAAATTGCAGTTAAACCATGGAAATAATGATGATTTGTTTGAATATATGGATGAATCTGATGGAACTAGAAGATTATTTGATTTAATTCCATTATTGTATACGAATAAAAAAAGAAGTGTTATATTCATTGATGAAATTGATCGCAGTTTACACACAAATTTAACGAAAAAATTTATGCAGTTATTTTATAATTTAACAAAAAACACTTCCAGTCAATTGATAGTAACAACACATGACTCTAATTTACTGGATTTAGATTTGGTTCGACAAGATGAAATATGGTTTGTAGAAAGGCAGCAAGATCATAGTTCTAAGATTTATTCTTTAAATAAGTTTAAAGAGCGTTTTGATAAAAAAATAGATAAAGAATATTTAATTGGAAGATATGGTGCAATTCCTTTCTTTAATGAAAGTTTTTTAGGTATAGGGGAAAATTTTGATGAATAATTCTTATAGATTATCTTCATCAGCATTTGATAGAGAAAAAGAAGATGAAAAGATCGAACCATTAAAAATCTATTTTTTATCTGTTGAAGGGAATGTGACAGAAAAAGAATATTTTGAAGGAATAGCTGCTTACAGAGAAGAATTGCATATAAATGGACAAGTTCGTGTGGAGGTATTAAGCAGAAGTAATGAAGATACTAACAGTGCACCAAAACAGGTGATTGAATTACTAGAGGATTATTTAAGATTAAGAGAAATGGGGGAATATGACTTTTATAAAGATATTCCAATGGAAGTTGTTGATGAATATGGGGAAGAATCTGTAAAAAAATATATTGAAGATCCTAATTTATTATCGAAAGAAGATAAAGATAAAATTGAAGAGAGTTTACGTATATTAGGTTATGACTATGCATACAGAAGATACTTACATGAATGCGGTGGACGCGAAAGCGATGTGTTTGCTATTATAATTGATCGTGATAGGAAGAGTCATACGGAGAAAGGGTTGAAGGAATGTATTTCTCATTGTAGAAAGAATAATTACTCTTGTTATATTTCTAATCCTTGTTTTGAATTTTGGTTATTGCTACATGCATGTGATGTGAAAGAAGAGTATAAAGATAAACTAGAAGAAATAAGGAAAAATGAGAAAGTTTCCAGGACTCATACGTTTGTAAGTAGAGAGCTTTCGAACAGAAATCATCATAAGAAAAGTGGTATCGCGTTTAAACAAAAGTATTTACCACATGTAGATGAGGCAATTGCACGAGCTAAAAAGTTTGAAAGCGATGAAGAACGTTTATTAGATAATATAGGTACCAATATATGGAAATTATTAGAAAGTATGAGAGATTTTAGTTAATTATAATTATCAGAAAAAATGAAGGCAAAAAAGCATCAAATCTCATAATGAGAAATGATGCTTTTTTTGAATTATGCTATACATTTAGGAAGTGAGTTAGTAATTTTAAAGCACAAAAAAACTATCATATATTTCCTGAAATTGAGAAAGTCTAAAAATATAAAGTACAATTACTGTTAGAATATATATACTATTAATTATAAAATGAAAGAATTTGTTTATTAAGTAAATTATTTCTTTCATTTATAGAAAGTGATTTACAATGTAACTACTTATAGGAAAGAAAGAAAAAATTTGTTATTATAAAAGTAGGAACACAGTAGTACATCAAACTATCGTTTTTATACTACTGTGCTTTTTTATACAAGAAAGAAAGGAGAAAAGTTATGCCTGAAGTAGGAGATATTGTTTTATATCGATTGGTTGTAAGTGAATTTTATGGTATCGAGAAAGAAAAGAAAAATTCCTTCTGCAAGATACGTTCTTTAGAAGGAGATGGCTGTGAATTTAAAGTTCCTTATGAAAATGTTTCGATTCATATGCGAACGATACCGAATACGAATGAATTGGAAGATCTGTTAAACAGTTTGAAAGAAATGCATCTATATCAAATTACAAGAACTGCCGTAGATAAAATATGTCGTCCTGTTATTAATAGCTTTGATATGGAAGAATGGATGCATCTTTTGTTATCTTTATTTGCGGATAAAAAAAGGGCAAGAAGAGAGAAACGCAAATTTTCCCAAAAAGAAGCAATGTACTATCATATATTGATGCAGAGGTTTATTTCTATCTTTTCTTATGTTTTAAAAAAAGATAATATGCAGATAGAAAAAATGCTCCTAGATAGACTAGAAGCAGCAACATAATAAAAACGTTAGTATTATCGTTTTAGGGGGTAGAAAACCAACTCACTTAAATGGGTGGGGGAAGAAAAAAGTAAATTGGATGATAATACTAACAAACATAATATAAACCATTTACTTATTGAAATCAATATATAAAAATTGGAAAATTAGAAAAAAATACAATTATATTCTTTTTTAACTATGCAAGATTAAGTATACGATATTGGTAAATAGGTTGGTTTTGAAGAGATTGATATACCAATGTTAGGTATATCAAGCAAATATATTATGTGAAATTATGATAAATGCTTCTTTATATATACGAAATGTAAGATTTTAGTATATACTTTATCGGAAGTATTACAAGAGGGGGAAGCAATATGAAAAATATACCAGAAGAAAGACTTTCTACAATTGGTAAATTAATTGAAGTAACAAGAGAAGAAAAGAGAAATAAATCACAGAACAAATATACGATGAAATCTTTTGTAGAAGGCATCTGTACAGTAAATACATTGAAAAGAATTGAAGCTGGTGAAATCGCAAGAATCGAAGATGTTTATGTGGAATTGTTAGACAAATTGAATTTGAAACTAGGCTATTTTCCAGCAGTTGATGATGCAATTCTTGAATTGATGGATCCATTATATGAAGCCATTGAATATTATAGAGTAGAAGATATCAGCAAGTATTGTGGTATGGGCTTAAGAGTACTTGGAAAAGTAAAGAACTATGTGTATTACTCTGAACTGTATGATTTATTGCTGGCAACGAAGGAATATTTTGAAGAAGCCAAAATTATTTCGTTATCAAAGATGGAAAGATTTAGAAATGAATATACCCTATTTGATGAGAAATATCATTCTCTGTTTAAAATCATGGTGTTTTATAGAGGTCAGGCAGAAGCACATAATGATCCTAAGTTATTTGAAACTATCGTTGAGGAATTTCAACTATTAAGTTCTTCCAGTGTTATGGAAAATATTTTGGGCTTAAACTATTGTATCATTTTTAAGAAATACATTACTTTTAGAGACAAAGTAAACGCTTTGGAGAATGAGTTAGAATATAGAAAAAAATTATGTGAGATTATTGGACTTATATGCTTACATAATTTTCGCTTATATCAAGATTGAGAATCAATCTAATGAAGAATATTTAAAGAAAGCAGATAACTTGATTAGTGAAAATCCAATTCCAAATGCCAAGATAATGTATTTTTATTCAAATGTTGCGGCGGCTTTACATGAAATCAAATTGTATAAAGAAGCATTAGCATACTATGAAAGGATGGTTGAAGTTACTGAACATAATAAACTTTGGATTCCTGCCTTAATTTGTATGGCACATTGTCAAAGGATGTTAGAATTAGAAGTGCATATACCTTTTGTGGAAGAGGAAAAACAAAGTAGTTATAGTAAATTGATTCAGCTAGCATATAAATATTTTGTGGCTAAAAGTGTTAAACCGTTTGCGAAAAGTAATTTCATTTTAAAAGAGATTGCACCAAACTTAGTTGAGAACGTAATGATTACAATATTTCGTGATGAGATGAACTTAATCGCAAATGAGATGAATGCATATAAAGGTATTTATTTGTTTGATGAGATTATTAAGAATAATCGAAATGATAATTAATTCTATTTTTTTACTTAATTTTGATTTTTGAGAAAAAATATTAAGTGGAATATAATTTATTGAGAGAATTTTCATAATCCTTTACTATATGTACGTCGAGATGATATGCATATGATCTGTAGAAATTACAGGTAATTGATGATGAAAAAATTTATTGTTGCGGCTTTATGCGCTTTAAGTTTATTTGCAGCTAGTTCTGTTGTGTTAAATGGTGAGAATACTCCAGCAGTTAGTTCAGGATTTGGATTTGTTATTTGGTAATTTAGAATCAACTTCTTTATCACCCCA encodes:
- a CDS encoding RloB family protein; translated protein: MNNSYRLSSSAFDREKEDEKIEPLKIYFLSVEGNVTEKEYFEGIAAYREELHINGQVRVEVLSRSNEDTNSAPKQVIELLEDYLRLREMGEYDFYKDIPMEVVDEYGEESVKKYIEDPNLLSKEDKDKIEESLRILGYDYAYRRYLHECGGRESDVFAIIIDRDRKSHTEKGLKECISHCRKNNYSCYISNPCFEFWLLLHACDVKEEYKDKLEEIRKNEKVSRTHTFVSRELSNRNHHKKSGIAFKQKYLPHVDEAIARAKKFESDEERLLDNIGTNIWKLLESMRDFS
- a CDS encoding AAA family ATPase, translating into MLIGFSVSNFKSFNDNQTISFLSTKIARHKEHIFQIEDKKILKSGLIFGANASGKSNLIKAIAFSRKLILLGIDKVDLTKKNFRISTDSYKNPAVFEYRLMIDDTEYSYGVVVSYCKKEVLAEWLVKIKSDGSEEVIFNREVDKNDRSNVSSDKVYDTQEENKRIEVYLEDFSENISDAFRKKTILSDIAERVNDQQNFFIEIRKVYEWFKNMTIIFPSSKYNGINDIISNDKKKNFFTTLLSYFDTGIQGVEGREKIFDFDKILNSVPEEVAEKVKVDISNKVEKHPIMMKVGEQIVLLKKDKNGDIKYNKLQLNHGNNDDLFEYMDESDGTRRLFDLIPLLYTNKKRSVIFIDEIDRSLHTNLTKKFMQLFYNLTKNTSSQLIVTTHDSNLLDLDLVRQDEIWFVERQQDHSSKIYSLNKFKERFDKKIDKEYLIGRYGAIPFFNESFLGIGENFDE